Proteins from one Mucilaginibacter jinjuensis genomic window:
- a CDS encoding 2OG-Fe(II) oxygenase produces the protein MEKIFNTLIDSFIDNKVGITENFLSEALAANLKSNLLTLYQNKLMNSAGIGNAVLQDHNKLIRSDQIYWLDRKHNDAFENDFFDLMDSFVLHLNSTCYTGITGYEFHYALYEEGSFYKKHIDQFQNNGSRQYSMIMYLNVGWVIADGGELCIHHHDHLQNISPISGKSIFFKSSELEHEVLLANKARMSITGWLKI, from the coding sequence TTGGAAAAAATATTCAACACCCTCATCGATAGTTTTATTGATAACAAAGTAGGTATTACCGAAAACTTTTTAAGCGAGGCCTTAGCCGCAAACCTTAAAAGCAACCTGCTTACCCTGTACCAAAACAAGTTAATGAATAGCGCCGGGATAGGAAACGCCGTACTGCAAGACCACAATAAGCTCATCCGCAGCGACCAGATCTACTGGCTGGACCGCAAGCATAACGATGCCTTCGAGAACGACTTTTTCGACCTGATGGATAGCTTTGTGTTACATCTTAACAGCACCTGCTACACGGGTATTACAGGCTATGAGTTTCATTATGCGCTGTACGAGGAGGGTAGTTTCTACAAAAAGCACATCGACCAGTTTCAGAACAACGGAAGCCGTCAATACTCCATGATCATGTACCTTAACGTGGGCTGGGTTATTGCCGATGGCGGCGAACTGTGCATCCATCATCACGATCATTTGCAGAACATCTCGCCCATCAGTGGCAAAAGCATTTTCTTTAAAAGCAGCGAACTGGAGCACGAAGTGCTACTGGCCAATAAAGCAAGGATGAGTATTACGGGTTGGCTGAAAATTTAG
- a CDS encoding KTSC domain-containing protein: MKKIVDYRKLLGVTEAAELQELKSVYRNLMKTWHPDKFQDESRIEAEEKSKTIIEAYHFLVSIAPETREQTLADYTTTTTTCGIADFEYKQQVLTINFTDGTTYEYFDVPKVAYVKFINSDSPGRFARRHIFNAYVYRSTSRLVASA, translated from the coding sequence ATGAAAAAAATTGTCGATTACAGGAAGCTATTGGGTGTAACCGAAGCAGCAGAACTACAGGAGCTAAAATCGGTTTACCGCAACCTGATGAAAACCTGGCACCCGGATAAGTTTCAGGACGAGAGCCGTATTGAGGCCGAAGAAAAAAGCAAAACCATTATTGAGGCTTACCACTTTTTGGTAAGTATTGCTCCTGAAACCCGTGAGCAAACCCTTGCTGATTATACTACTACCACAACAACCTGTGGCATTGCCGATTTTGAATACAAACAACAGGTATTAACCATCAACTTTACCGATGGTACTACTTATGAGTATTTCGACGTACCGAAGGTTGCTTATGTGAAGTTTATCAACTCAGATTCGCCGGGCCGTTTTGCACGCCGCCACATCTTTAACGCTTACGTATACCGCAGCACCAGCAGGCTGGTTGCTTCTGCATAA
- a CDS encoding anhydro-N-acetylmuramic acid kinase yields the protein MNTNIENLYRIAGKQQRTIIGLMSGTSFDGLDVALCRFEGSGVNTKVEVLHFITKEYEAAFKEDLKSIFAKRNADLERITLLNAYIGTYYAELILQCLEEWNIPVADVDAVASHGQTIFHAPKRLHQIEKYGNATLQIGDADHVAVKTGIITLSDFRQKHIAAGGEGAPLALYGDYLLFGSLSENRIMLNVGGIANFTYLPAGYAPGCFSTDVGPGNTLMDQFIQQQFPGKYYDKNAEVASTGKVNDVLLKALLDDPFFAAPFPKTTGPELFSLVYLEKAIQASGQTNVSKEDIMATLAKFSAQSIIAAIESAVSGVDKFEIYISGGGMYNPLLVNYIESHFNIKLKSTTDLGINPDAKEAVLFALLANEALAGGKTHYGGDLLSVSMGKVSFAK from the coding sequence ATGAACACCAACATCGAAAACCTATACCGCATTGCCGGCAAGCAACAACGCACCATTATTGGCCTCATGTCGGGCACTTCGTTCGATGGGTTGGATGTGGCTTTGTGCCGTTTCGAAGGCAGCGGTGTTAATACCAAAGTAGAGGTACTGCACTTTATCACAAAAGAGTATGAAGCTGCGTTTAAAGAAGATCTCAAATCAATCTTCGCTAAACGCAATGCGGATCTGGAGCGCATCACCCTGCTCAATGCCTATATCGGCACCTATTATGCCGAACTCATTCTGCAATGTCTCGAAGAATGGAACATTCCCGTTGCCGATGTGGATGCCGTAGCCAGCCACGGGCAAACCATTTTCCATGCCCCAAAACGATTACATCAAATAGAAAAATACGGCAACGCTACCCTTCAAATTGGCGATGCCGACCATGTCGCCGTTAAAACGGGCATCATAACTTTAAGCGATTTTCGTCAGAAACATATAGCTGCCGGTGGAGAAGGTGCACCACTTGCTTTGTACGGAGATTATCTGCTTTTCGGTAGCCTATCAGAAAATCGCATTATGCTGAATGTAGGTGGTATAGCCAATTTTACTTATTTGCCTGCCGGTTATGCTCCGGGCTGTTTTTCTACTGATGTCGGGCCAGGTAATACGTTAATGGATCAGTTTATTCAACAGCAATTCCCCGGCAAGTACTACGATAAAAATGCAGAGGTTGCCAGTACCGGAAAAGTGAACGATGTATTATTAAAAGCATTGTTGGACGATCCGTTCTTCGCAGCACCTTTCCCCAAAACAACCGGGCCTGAGTTGTTTAGTTTAGTTTATCTGGAAAAAGCTATACAAGCTTCAGGGCAAACCAATGTGAGTAAGGAAGATATAATGGCAACTTTGGCAAAGTTCTCGGCACAATCTATAATTGCTGCGATAGAAAGTGCTGTTTCGGGCGTGGATAAATTCGAGATCTATATTAGTGGAGGCGGTATGTACAACCCGCTGCTGGTTAACTATATTGAAAGCCATTTCAACATCAAACTAAAATCAACCACTGATCTGGGCATTAACCCCGATGCAAAAGAAGCTGTGCTTTTTGCCCTGCTCGCCAATGAAGCCCTCGCCGGTGGCAAAACTCATTATGGGGGCGATTTGCTTTCTGTTAGTATGGGGAAGGTGAGTTTTGCAAAGTAA
- a CDS encoding FAD-binding and (Fe-S)-binding domain-containing protein: protein MIFEPMSWKEMDFRELTKYFSGELYFDDSTAHQTIKAVYATDASVYQEMPLAVAMPRNTEDIKHLIIFANKYSLTLIPRAAGTSLAGQVVGNGLVVDISKYMTSVIEVNKEEKWVRVQPGVIRDDLNAYLKPFGLMFGPETSTSSRAMIGGMIGNNSCGLHSMIWGATRDNLLEVTALLSDASEVFFKEMDKPTIDQKRTKDNLEGKIYDRTLTIAELGNNQNDIIKNFPKKEVKRRNSGYALDSLVNMVLQQQGINLSTIIAGSEGTLCFVTEAKLKLLDLPPKEVAVVAVHCTTLQESLRANLIAVNHHCAASELVDHVILEQAINNAGQAVNRFFLEGKPEAILMVEFFNNDRDELFKQCNTLIDALKEAKLGYAYPILTGDDTKKAWDLRKAGLGLLRNLKGDVQPVNLIEDCAVAVEDLPDYIHDLENLLHSLNIPYSAYAHAGAGELHVEPMINLKTAEGQQLFQHVLAETATLVKKYRGSLSGEHGDGRLRGQYISYVMGDRVYELFKQVKLIFDPKGIFNKGKITGTPGMLDNLRFVPDKVQKQPDTLFDFTADEGMLRLTEKCSGSGDCRKTEVTGGTMCPSYMATRNEKDTTRARANILRQYLNEAPAPLGKGKAAEEVKEVLDLCLACKGCKIECPSSVDMTKLRAEFLYHYQKEHGISTRSKLIGNFSKSMGLASYAPFVYNTAIGIPLVKKAINKFSGFHPDRSLPELAKQTLQAWYKARKKPATPSAKTVYLFCDEFTNYNDAEIGKKAILLLERLGYNVVIPTHADSGRAYLSKGMLDQAKALAESNVSSLQAIITADTPLIGIEPSAILSFRDEYPSLVDSSLKPAATELSKHVYLFEEWFHAEIKRGNIKQESFTQAVKKISLHGHCHQKALSSMSVAAEVAGFPSNYAVEVIPSGCCGMAGSFGYEKEHYEVSMKIGSLVLFPAVNKAPDNIIAAAGTSCRHQIKDGTKRIALHPAEVLFDALV, encoded by the coding sequence ATGATATTTGAACCTATGAGCTGGAAAGAAATGGACTTTCGGGAACTAACTAAATATTTTTCGGGCGAATTATATTTCGACGATTCAACCGCGCACCAAACCATAAAAGCCGTATACGCTACCGATGCTTCTGTATACCAGGAAATGCCACTGGCTGTAGCTATGCCACGCAATACCGAAGATATTAAGCACCTCATTATTTTCGCCAATAAATATTCGCTAACGCTTATTCCACGCGCTGCCGGTACATCGCTGGCCGGCCAGGTAGTGGGTAATGGGTTGGTGGTTGATATTTCTAAGTACATGACCTCGGTTATCGAGGTTAATAAAGAAGAGAAATGGGTGCGCGTACAACCCGGCGTAATCCGTGATGATCTGAATGCTTATTTGAAACCATTTGGGCTGATGTTTGGCCCGGAGACATCTACCTCGAGCAGAGCTATGATCGGGGGGATGATCGGCAATAACTCATGCGGGCTGCACTCTATGATATGGGGCGCTACACGCGATAATTTACTGGAAGTTACAGCCCTGCTTTCTGACGCCAGCGAAGTATTTTTTAAGGAGATGGATAAACCAACCATCGACCAAAAACGAACTAAAGACAACCTCGAAGGTAAGATCTACGATCGCACCTTAACCATTGCAGAACTCGGGAATAACCAGAACGATATTATTAAAAACTTCCCAAAAAAAGAAGTTAAACGCCGTAACAGTGGCTATGCCCTGGATAGTTTGGTTAATATGGTTTTGCAACAGCAGGGTATCAACCTGAGCACTATTATTGCAGGTTCTGAAGGTACACTCTGTTTTGTTACGGAAGCTAAATTGAAGTTGCTTGACCTGCCACCTAAAGAAGTTGCCGTGGTGGCCGTTCACTGCACTACTTTACAAGAATCATTAAGGGCCAATCTCATAGCCGTTAACCATCATTGCGCAGCTTCTGAACTGGTTGACCATGTTATACTGGAACAGGCGATAAACAACGCTGGCCAGGCCGTAAACCGTTTCTTCTTAGAAGGCAAACCCGAAGCCATACTGATGGTGGAGTTTTTTAATAACGATAGAGACGAATTATTTAAGCAATGCAATACATTAATTGATGCCCTTAAAGAAGCTAAATTAGGTTATGCCTACCCCATACTGACCGGTGATGATACTAAGAAAGCCTGGGACTTGCGTAAAGCCGGCTTAGGCTTACTGCGCAACCTGAAAGGCGATGTACAACCCGTAAACCTGATTGAAGATTGTGCCGTCGCGGTTGAAGACCTGCCCGATTATATCCATGATCTTGAAAACCTGCTGCATAGCCTCAACATCCCCTACTCGGCTTATGCCCACGCGGGGGCAGGCGAGCTGCATGTGGAACCGATGATTAATTTAAAGACTGCAGAAGGTCAGCAATTATTTCAGCATGTACTGGCAGAAACGGCTACGCTGGTTAAAAAATACCGGGGGTCACTTTCTGGCGAGCACGGTGATGGCCGGTTACGCGGGCAGTACATTAGCTACGTAATGGGTGATAGGGTTTATGAACTTTTTAAACAGGTAAAGCTCATCTTCGACCCGAAAGGTATTTTCAATAAAGGCAAAATTACCGGTACGCCCGGCATGTTGGATAACCTGCGTTTTGTACCTGATAAAGTGCAAAAGCAACCCGATACACTTTTCGACTTTACGGCAGATGAAGGCATGCTGCGCCTCACCGAAAAATGCAGCGGATCTGGCGATTGCCGCAAGACCGAGGTAACAGGTGGTACCATGTGCCCCAGCTATATGGCAACCCGCAACGAGAAGGATACCACCCGTGCCCGTGCCAACATACTACGCCAATACTTAAATGAGGCTCCGGCACCCCTTGGCAAAGGCAAAGCTGCCGAAGAGGTAAAAGAAGTGTTAGACCTTTGCCTTGCCTGTAAAGGCTGCAAAATAGAATGCCCATCGTCTGTCGACATGACCAAGTTGAGGGCCGAATTCCTGTACCATTACCAGAAAGAGCATGGCATCAGCACCCGCTCAAAACTCATTGGTAATTTTAGCAAAAGCATGGGGTTGGCATCTTATGCACCGTTTGTATACAATACCGCTATTGGCATTCCTTTGGTTAAAAAGGCGATCAATAAATTCTCAGGTTTTCATCCCGACCGTTCATTACCCGAACTGGCGAAGCAAACCTTACAAGCCTGGTACAAAGCAAGAAAGAAACCTGCTACTCCATCAGCCAAAACGGTTTACCTTTTTTGCGATGAGTTTACTAATTATAACGATGCCGAAATAGGCAAGAAAGCCATCTTATTGTTAGAGCGATTAGGTTATAACGTAGTTATTCCTACACACGCCGATAGCGGCAGGGCCTATCTATCTAAAGGCATGCTGGACCAAGCTAAAGCCCTTGCCGAAAGTAACGTGAGCAGCCTGCAAGCTATAATTACTGCTGATACCCCGCTCATCGGCATCGAACCATCAGCTATTCTTTCTTTCCGGGATGAGTATCCATCACTGGTTGATAGTAGTTTAAAACCCGCCGCTACAGAGCTTAGCAAACACGTTTACCTGTTCGAAGAATGGTTTCACGCCGAAATAAAACGAGGTAACATTAAACAAGAAAGCTTTACACAAGCTGTTAAAAAAATCTCCCTTCATGGGCATTGTCATCAAAAGGCATTGTCATCAATGAGTGTTGCTGCGGAAGTTGCTGGTTTCCCCTCTAATTATGCTGTAGAAGTAATCCCATCCGGCTGCTGCGGCATGGCAGGCTCATTTGGCTACGAGAAAGAGCATTACGAAGTATCGATGAAGATAGGCAGCCTTGTGTTATTCCCCGCCGTTAATAAGGCCCCTGATAACATCATCGCTGCCGCAGGTACCAGTTGCAGGCACCAAATTAAAGATGGTACTAAAAGGATTGCGCTTCATCCTGCAGAGGTTTTGTTTGATGCATTAGTGTAA
- a CDS encoding family 16 glycosylhydrolase translates to MKKYLFNFLSIAALAGACMLSSCKKDTNNVSKTSDLGTTAPTTPRAATYQLVWSDEFNGTGVDGTKWNIDNGNPNVNNEKEYYQAANATVTGGNLVITAKKQSVGGQPYTSAKLNTSGKFSVQYGRIEARIKLPMVQGTWPAFWMLGSNIGSVGWPQCGEIDIMEHVNTTNTILGTMHWNNNGHVQYGSSTNTTPGDYHVYAVEWDASGIRWYVDNTLYVTGNTLNNINNTGAFQLPFYIILNLAVGGDLPGQTINDGALPTTMSFDYVRVYKLTNTSTAPIGQTITLRGFNNLYVSGENGTQAMNCNRPTASAWEQFLVVDAGGGKVALQSMGKYVSSENGTQPITCNRTTYGDWEKFDWVPTTDGKVTLRGNNGAYISSENGTQAMTCNRTTASGWEAFAVNQ, encoded by the coding sequence ATGAAAAAGTATCTGTTTAATTTTCTAAGCATTGCCGCACTGGCCGGTGCCTGCATGCTATCATCGTGCAAAAAGGACACAAACAATGTCAGTAAGACAAGTGATCTGGGAACAACAGCCCCAACCACTCCACGCGCTGCTACCTATCAACTGGTTTGGAGCGATGAGTTTAACGGAACCGGTGTGGATGGTACCAAGTGGAACATCGACAACGGCAACCCCAACGTTAATAACGAGAAAGAATACTACCAGGCAGCCAATGCTACGGTAACTGGTGGTAACCTGGTAATTACAGCGAAGAAACAAAGTGTAGGCGGCCAGCCTTATACTTCGGCCAAGCTCAACACTTCCGGTAAGTTCTCGGTGCAGTATGGCCGTATCGAAGCACGTATTAAACTACCGATGGTGCAGGGTACATGGCCGGCGTTCTGGATGCTGGGCAGTAATATTGGTTCGGTAGGCTGGCCACAATGTGGTGAAATTGACATTATGGAACATGTAAACACCACCAATACCATATTGGGTACCATGCACTGGAACAACAATGGCCACGTGCAATATGGCAGCAGCACCAACACCACGCCTGGCGATTACCACGTTTACGCTGTAGAATGGGATGCCAGCGGTATCCGTTGGTACGTGGATAATACATTGTATGTAACCGGTAACACACTAAACAACATCAATAATACCGGTGCATTCCAGCTGCCATTCTACATTATTCTTAATTTGGCTGTTGGAGGCGATCTGCCTGGCCAAACTATTAATGATGGTGCATTGCCAACCACTATGTCTTTTGATTATGTGCGTGTATACAAATTAACCAATACCAGCACAGCGCCTATCGGCCAAACCATCACCCTTAGAGGTTTTAACAACCTGTATGTAAGTGGCGAAAACGGCACACAGGCCATGAACTGTAACCGCCCTACCGCATCGGCTTGGGAGCAGTTTTTGGTGGTTGATGCAGGCGGAGGCAAAGTTGCGCTACAAAGCATGGGCAAATACGTATCATCTGAAAACGGAACCCAGCCTATAACCTGTAACCGTACAACCTACGGCGATTGGGAGAAATTTGATTGGGTACCAACTACCGATGGTAAGGTAACCCTGCGTGGCAATAACGGCGCTTACATCAGCAGCGAAAATGGCACCCAGGCCATGACCTGTAACCGAACTACGGCATCGGGATGGGAAGCTTTTGCAGTTAACCAATAA
- a CDS encoding glycoside hydrolase family 30 beta sandwich domain-containing protein, giving the protein MKPNHKLKLRVLAAVLLPTLLNFSCKKDTVQNNTPDLKASTTIARAANETVNVWLTKADQSALLAAQTNINFAADAGTNATTVTVDENTTYQGIDGFGFCLTGGSAQLINGMGTAQTNLLNELFATGTGQIGISYIRLSIGASDLSSSDFTYDDMPSGQTDVNLNNFSISKEMTDLVPVLKKILAINPSIKILATPWTAPVWMKTGTNGNGGFTAGSLNTAYYSAYANYFVKYIQAMKAQGITIDAITPQNEPLNPNNNPSMVMQASEEANFIKNNLGPQLRSAGLSTKIICYDHNADRPDYPEAVLADASANSYVDGSAFHLYAGNISALSDVHNAYPAKNIYFTEQFIGAPSNFGGDLSWHVNTLIIGATRNWSRNVIEWNLAADPNNNPHTAGGCSTCLGGITISGSSVTARNAGYYVIGHASKFVRPGAVRISSNLSGNIQNVAFKNSDGTKVLVAINTGTASQSFKVKWGAESFTYTLAAGAVATFKWAGTQSSGTGGSTTAPIGQTITLKGFNNMYVSSENGTQAMNCNRATASAWEQFLVVDAGAGKVALQSMGKYVSSENGTQAITCNRATYGDWEKFDWVPTADGKVTFRGNNGDFISSENGTQAMTCTRPTASGWEAFAVNQ; this is encoded by the coding sequence ATGAAACCAAATCACAAGCTAAAACTGAGGGTACTCGCTGCAGTATTACTGCCAACCCTGCTTAATTTCTCCTGTAAAAAAGACACGGTGCAAAACAACACGCCCGATCTTAAAGCAAGTACTACCATTGCCCGCGCCGCTAACGAAACCGTTAACGTATGGCTAACCAAGGCCGATCAAAGCGCCCTGCTGGCGGCACAAACCAACATTAATTTTGCTGCCGATGCAGGCACCAATGCCACAACAGTAACCGTTGACGAAAACACGACCTACCAGGGCATCGATGGCTTCGGGTTCTGCTTAACCGGTGGTAGCGCCCAGCTTATTAACGGCATGGGGACAGCCCAAACCAATTTATTGAACGAGCTTTTTGCCACCGGAACCGGGCAAATCGGTATCAGTTACATCCGTCTAAGTATTGGCGCGTCTGATCTGAGTTCGTCCGACTTTACTTATGACGACATGCCATCCGGCCAAACCGATGTAAACCTTAACAACTTCAGCATCAGTAAAGAAATGACCGACCTGGTGCCTGTGTTGAAAAAGATCCTCGCCATTAACCCATCCATTAAAATATTAGCCACACCATGGACTGCACCCGTATGGATGAAAACAGGCACCAACGGCAATGGCGGGTTCACTGCTGGCAGCTTAAACACAGCCTACTACAGCGCTTACGCCAATTACTTTGTGAAGTATATACAGGCCATGAAGGCACAAGGCATTACCATTGATGCCATTACCCCGCAAAACGAACCGTTAAACCCCAATAATAACCCAAGCATGGTGATGCAGGCCAGCGAAGAAGCCAACTTCATCAAAAACAACCTCGGCCCGCAGTTACGCTCGGCCGGTTTATCTACCAAAATTATCTGCTATGATCACAATGCAGATCGTCCCGATTACCCGGAAGCAGTACTGGCCGATGCAAGTGCCAATAGTTATGTAGATGGTTCTGCATTTCACTTATATGCAGGTAACATTAGCGCATTGAGTGATGTACATAATGCATATCCTGCCAAAAACATTTACTTTACCGAGCAGTTCATAGGTGCACCAAGCAACTTCGGTGGTGATCTTTCATGGCATGTTAATACCCTCATCATCGGCGCAACCCGCAACTGGAGCCGCAACGTAATTGAGTGGAACCTGGCTGCCGATCCTAACAATAACCCGCATACTGCCGGTGGTTGCAGCACTTGTTTGGGTGGTATTACCATCAGCGGCTCGTCGGTTACGGCACGTAATGCCGGATACTATGTAATTGGCCATGCCTCTAAATTTGTAAGGCCGGGCGCTGTGCGTATCTCATCAAACCTATCGGGTAATATCCAAAACGTAGCCTTTAAAAATAGCGATGGCACTAAAGTATTAGTAGCTATTAACACAGGTACTGCCAGCCAAAGCTTCAAGGTTAAATGGGGTGCCGAATCTTTCACCTACACTCTGGCAGCAGGCGCTGTAGCTACCTTTAAATGGGCAGGCACGCAATCATCAGGTACAGGCGGCAGCACTACTGCACCAATAGGGCAAACCATCACGCTTAAAGGCTTTAACAACATGTATGTGAGCAGCGAAAACGGCACACAGGCCATGAACTGTAACCGCGCTACCGCATCGGCATGGGAGCAATTTTTAGTGGTTGATGCAGGTGCCGGTAAGGTGGCACTGCAAAGCATGGGTAAATATGTTTCTTCTGAAAACGGCACACAGGCCATTACCTGCAACCGTGCTACTTATGGCGACTGGGAGAAGTTCGACTGGGTACCTACGGCCGATGGCAAAGTTACCTTCCGCGGTAATAACGGCGATTTTATCAGCAGCGAGAACGGCACACAAGCCATGACCTGCACCCGCCCTACAGCATCAGGATGGGAAGCTTTTGCTGTGAACCAATAA